In one window of Gudongella oleilytica DNA:
- a CDS encoding MBL fold metallo-hydrolase — MENKPLKVEYLYHSGYTIESGNYFLVFDYFRGNLTIPTDKQVIVFSSHGHPDHFNEEIFRWSRENGSIIYILSDDIDVHSTETIKRMGPYEKLNVHDLTIETLGSTDMGVSFLVKLEGSVIFFAGDLHWWYWDDDSKGEKRRMETAFKDEIERLKGQIIDLAFVPIDPRLGDFFHLGGEYFINEIHPKKLFPLHFGDNYKVIGDFINKMGNIDTQIIDVTHRNQVFEV, encoded by the coding sequence ATGGAAAACAAACCTTTAAAAGTCGAATACCTTTACCACAGCGGTTATACAATCGAATCCGGGAACTACTTTCTTGTTTTTGACTATTTTAGAGGAAATTTAACTATACCTACAGACAAACAAGTTATAGTTTTTTCCTCTCACGGACATCCTGATCATTTCAATGAGGAAATATTCCGTTGGAGCCGTGAAAATGGATCAATAATCTATATTCTAAGCGACGACATAGATGTCCATAGTACAGAGACTATAAAGAGGATGGGACCTTATGAAAAGCTCAATGTACATGATTTAACGATTGAAACGCTTGGATCGACAGATATGGGAGTTTCATTCCTGGTTAAACTGGAGGGCTCAGTAATTTTCTTTGCAGGTGACCTTCATTGGTGGTATTGGGACGATGATTCGAAGGGTGAAAAGCGAAGGATGGAAACAGCCTTTAAGGATGAGATTGAAAGATTGAAGGGTCAAATCATCGATCTGGCATTCGTCCCCATAGATCCAAGACTCGGAGACTTCTTCCACCTCGGCGGAGAATACTTCATTAATGAGATCCATCCGAAAAAACTCTTTCCATTACATTTTGGGGATAACTACAAAGTTATTGGAGATTTTATCAACAAGATGGGTAATATCGATACACAAATCATCGATGTTACCCACAGAAATCAAGTCTTTGAAGTGTAA
- a CDS encoding YczE/YyaS/YitT family protein has translation MIYKPKQVARVVFGLFLFALGIVMTVNANLGVSPWDVFHQGLSKTFGITLGRANIITGFFIIGLDVVLGQTIGWATIMNMLLIGTFIDILMLNNLVPVFDSFIPSLIMLLLGVLIEGYGCYIYISGGMGAGPRDGLMVVLTRRTGRSVRLIKSAIEVIVVTVGIFLGGKFGIGTLIMALFGGAIFQFAFKTVNFKVNQVQHRFIQDDLKLLKGGS, from the coding sequence ATGATATATAAACCAAAACAGGTAGCAAGAGTAGTTTTTGGCCTATTTCTCTTTGCACTTGGAATTGTAATGACGGTCAATGCAAATTTGGGCGTATCGCCATGGGACGTTTTTCACCAAGGGTTGTCAAAGACCTTCGGGATAACCCTGGGGAGAGCAAACATAATCACCGGGTTTTTTATCATTGGTCTCGATGTAGTCCTGGGACAAACCATTGGTTGGGCGACAATAATGAATATGCTATTGATTGGAACATTTATTGATATATTGATGCTCAACAACCTGGTACCAGTTTTTGACTCCTTTATACCAAGTCTTATAATGCTGCTTCTAGGGGTACTTATTGAAGGCTATGGCTGCTATATTTACATTTCCGGGGGAATGGGCGCAGGCCCGAGGGATGGTTTGATGGTTGTACTTACCAGAAGGACTGGAAGATCAGTGCGACTTATAAAGAGCGCAATCGAGGTAATAGTTGTAACTGTAGGAATTTTTCTCGGAGGTAAGTTTGGGATAGGGACCCTTATTATGGCCCTGTTTGGAGGGGCGATATTCCAGTTTGCTTTTAAGACTGTAAATTTCAAAGTCAATCAGGTCCAGCACAGATTTATTCAGGATGATTTAAAGCTCCTTAAGGGAGGGTCATAG
- a CDS encoding exodeoxyribonuclease III, producing the protein MRMISWNVNGIRANINKGFMGYFKELDADIFCLQETKMQIGQIELELEGYHQYWNAAEKKGYSGTAIFSKTKPISDSYGIGIEEHDKEGRVITLEYEDFFLVNVYTPNSKTDLERLDYRMVWEDDFRKYLKSLEKTKPVIVCGDLNVAHKEIDLKNPETNRKSAGFTDEERAKMTELLESGFIDTFRYFYPDREGAYTWWSYITKARERNAGWRIDYFLASEELRDRLINAAIHDQIMGSDHCPVELELK; encoded by the coding sequence ATGAGGATGATTTCCTGGAATGTTAATGGTATAAGAGCTAACATCAATAAGGGATTTATGGGTTATTTCAAGGAGCTTGACGCTGATATTTTCTGCCTTCAGGAGACTAAGATGCAAATTGGCCAGATTGAGCTGGAGCTTGAGGGCTATCATCAATATTGGAATGCAGCTGAGAAAAAAGGCTATTCAGGCACTGCCATATTTTCAAAAACCAAGCCTATCAGTGATTCCTACGGAATAGGGATAGAGGAGCATGACAAGGAGGGAAGAGTAATAACTCTGGAGTACGAGGATTTTTTTCTTGTCAATGTTTACACTCCAAATTCCAAGACAGATCTGGAGAGGCTTGATTACAGGATGGTGTGGGAGGACGATTTCAGAAAGTACCTGAAATCCCTTGAAAAAACCAAACCGGTTATTGTATGTGGTGACCTTAACGTGGCTCACAAGGAGATCGACCTAAAGAATCCTGAAACCAACAGGAAAAGTGCAGGCTTTACTGACGAGGAGAGAGCCAAGATGACTGAGCTGTTAGAGAGCGGATTTATCGATACCTTTAGATACTTTTATCCGGACCGGGAGGGAGCATACACCTGGTGGTCATATATAACCAAGGCAAGAGAAAGAAATGCCGGATGGAGGATAGACTATTTCCTTGCATCTGAGGAACTAAGGGATAGACTCATAAATGCAGCTATCCACGACCAAATAATGGGCTCAGATCACTGTCCGGTGGAGCTGGAGCTAAAATAA
- a CDS encoding tRNA 2-thiocytidine biosynthesis TtcA family protein: protein MEDLIKGIAGEGCEVLVPFNERKPLEDIERSIIKTYRKHVWTKFIKAIKEYDLIEDGDRIAVAISGGKDSLLMAKLFQELKKNGRQNFDVEYIAMDPGYHPDIRKLLEENCSYLGIPVHIYEANIFQVADRIANDYPCYMCARMRRGALYGKAKELNCNKLALGHHFNDVIETTMLNLLCAGSFKTMMPKLKAQNFDDMELIRPLYLIEEKYIERFIQNSGIWPLNCACMVAAKRIGNKRYEIKALIESMKKDFDNVDISIFRAAQNVNMDGVLGWEKDGEKYSFLDEY, encoded by the coding sequence ATGGAGGATTTGATTAAGGGAATAGCTGGTGAAGGCTGTGAGGTGCTGGTTCCCTTCAACGAAAGAAAGCCTCTCGAGGATATTGAGAGGAGTATTATAAAAACATACAGAAAGCATGTATGGACAAAATTCATCAAGGCAATAAAGGAGTATGATCTAATTGAGGATGGAGACAGGATCGCCGTAGCAATCTCAGGGGGAAAGGACAGTCTGTTGATGGCGAAGCTGTTTCAAGAGCTTAAGAAGAATGGCAGGCAAAATTTTGATGTAGAGTACATTGCCATGGACCCAGGCTATCACCCCGACATAAGAAAGCTTCTTGAGGAGAATTGCAGCTATTTGGGGATCCCGGTTCATATATATGAAGCTAATATCTTTCAGGTCGCCGACAGGATCGCCAATGACTACCCCTGCTATATGTGTGCAAGGATGAGAAGGGGCGCTCTTTACGGTAAGGCAAAGGAGCTCAACTGCAATAAGCTGGCACTAGGGCACCATTTTAATGACGTGATCGAGACTACGATGCTTAATCTGCTTTGCGCAGGCAGCTTCAAAACCATGATGCCTAAGCTAAAAGCCCAAAACTTTGATGATATGGAGCTAATCAGGCCGCTGTATCTGATTGAGGAGAAATATATCGAGAGATTCATCCAGAACAGCGGGATATGGCCGCTTAATTGTGCCTGCATGGTAGCAGCAAAGAGGATAGGAAACAAAAGATACGAGATAAAAGCCTTGATAGAGAGTATGAAGAAAGATTTTGACAATGTTGACATTTCTATTTTCAGGGCAGCTCAAAATGTAAACATGGATGGGGTGCTTGGATGGGAGAAGGATGGCGAAAAGTACTCATTTCTCGATGAATACTGA
- the ychF gene encoding redox-regulated ATPase YchF has protein sequence MKIGLIGLPSTGKTSLFNLLTGSEIEVSEFSTGKIEANIGIAKIPDERLDFLKEMYKPKKTTHATIEVIDVPGLVRGSSSGKGVGNQFLENIRKTDVLVHVIRAFDNEHVLHTDGSVDPMRDVETINMELLFADLAVIENRIGRIETSKKVTKENLEELEVLKKCRDGLEEGLLLHNIQLEDHERELLRTFSFLSEQPMIMVVNIDEDQLTSGTYPGKDAMKALADERGTPLIEICVKTELEINKLEDEDRLLFIEELGIKESGIDLLSKTAYDYLGLVSFLTAGEDEVRAWPIRKGTIAKNAAGKIHSDIEKGFIRAEVCRFKDLKEYGSMHKAKEKGLVTLEGKEYIVQDGDIINFRFNV, from the coding sequence ATGAAAATTGGATTGATAGGACTGCCGTCAACAGGCAAGACTTCATTGTTCAATCTGCTGACAGGATCAGAAATCGAGGTTTCTGAGTTTTCTACAGGTAAGATTGAGGCAAATATTGGAATAGCTAAGATACCGGATGAAAGACTTGATTTTCTTAAAGAGATGTATAAGCCGAAGAAGACCACCCATGCAACTATTGAGGTAATCGACGTACCCGGGCTGGTTCGGGGATCATCCTCAGGTAAAGGTGTGGGGAACCAGTTTCTTGAGAATATCAGGAAAACTGATGTTTTGGTGCATGTTATCAGAGCATTTGATAATGAGCATGTACTCCATACAGACGGTTCCGTGGACCCCATGAGAGATGTCGAGACTATAAATATGGAGCTTCTATTCGCAGATCTGGCAGTAATTGAAAACAGGATCGGAAGGATCGAGACCTCCAAGAAGGTTACAAAGGAGAACCTTGAGGAGCTCGAGGTTCTAAAAAAATGCAGGGATGGGCTTGAGGAAGGGCTTCTTTTACACAATATTCAATTGGAGGATCATGAAAGAGAACTCCTAAGAACATTCTCTTTTCTCTCCGAGCAACCGATGATAATGGTTGTAAACATTGATGAGGACCAGCTTACCTCCGGTACCTATCCTGGTAAGGACGCAATGAAAGCTCTTGCTGATGAAAGAGGAACACCTCTTATAGAAATATGCGTAAAAACTGAGCTCGAGATAAATAAATTGGAGGATGAAGACAGGCTCTTGTTTATTGAGGAGCTTGGGATCAAGGAGTCTGGAATCGATTTATTATCAAAAACTGCCTATGATTACCTGGGACTTGTATCCTTCCTCACTGCTGGTGAGGACGAAGTCAGAGCATGGCCAATAAGGAAGGGTACAATAGCTAAAAATGCTGCAGGGAAGATCCACTCTGACATAGAGAAGGGCTTTATCCGCGCTGAGGTATGCAGGTTTAAAGACCTTAAAGAATACGGTTCCATGCATAAGGCCAAGGAAAAAGGTCTTGTGACCCTGGAAGGCAAGGAGTACATCGTTCAGGACGGAGATATAATAAACTTCAGGTTCAACGTTTAA
- a CDS encoding sensor histidine kinase — protein sequence MYIFILITSIISYVDLLKREDGLSDQAKEYVGILSDKSNRLKSIVSDLFELAKSTSRDLKLELEEIDIRKLIQQTLGEMSDIIETSGIQIRTELPEEAVVITSDGNKLYRVLQNIIDNALKYSLKDTRVYVKLENNGIDDRVTVINTSAYEMSFTEEEIFRRFYRGDEARSGEGSGLGLSIAESFTRNLGGRLRVVIDSDQFKVIMEFPL from the coding sequence GTGTATATTTTTATATTGATAACATCTATCATAAGCTACGTCGATCTTTTGAAAAGAGAGGACGGGCTATCGGACCAGGCAAAGGAATACGTTGGTATCCTTTCCGATAAATCAAACAGACTAAAAAGCATAGTATCTGATTTGTTTGAGCTTGCCAAAAGCACAAGTAGGGACTTAAAGCTTGAGCTGGAGGAGATAGATATTAGGAAGCTCATTCAGCAGACTCTGGGAGAGATGTCTGATATTATTGAGACATCCGGCATTCAGATAAGAACAGAGCTGCCTGAGGAAGCCGTGGTAATAACCTCAGACGGTAATAAGTTGTACAGAGTTTTACAGAATATAATCGATAACGCATTGAAGTATTCACTAAAGGACACCAGGGTTTACGTGAAGCTTGAAAATAATGGAATAGATGATAGAGTAACAGTGATCAACACATCTGCGTATGAAATGAGCTTCACCGAGGAGGAAATCTTCCGGAGATTTTATAGAGGAGATGAAGCAAGAAGCGGTGAAGGGAGCGGGTTAGGTCTGTCGATCGCTGAGAGCTTTACAAGAAACCTTGGAGGCCGTTTAAGAGTTGTTATTGATAGTGACCAGTTCAAAGTAATTATGGAATTCCCATTATAG
- a CDS encoding TlpA family protein disulfide reductase yields the protein MNRRNVIILAIAVVAILGAALFFLNYSGKGDNAEVEPQEPQISQPAESESPADPGAVGAGEPESVDDPEVARPVGTGVGNIAPDFTLLNLEGEEVSLSDFRGKHVYLNFWATWCSFCDMEMPDLQRVYDENDDMVVLGVNVMEKLDEVKPYIEENGLTFPVVLDEEGMMGSLYLVRGMPTTYFIDKEGVILGSIPGMLTYDQMMDVLNQMRELED from the coding sequence GTGAATAGAAGAAATGTGATCATATTGGCAATAGCCGTTGTGGCTATACTTGGTGCAGCCCTATTCTTCCTCAATTATTCAGGGAAGGGTGACAACGCAGAGGTTGAACCTCAAGAACCCCAAATCTCTCAGCCTGCAGAGAGTGAATCACCAGCAGACCCTGGAGCAGTTGGAGCCGGAGAACCGGAATCAGTGGACGATCCGGAGGTGGCAAGGCCTGTCGGAACAGGGGTTGGGAATATTGCACCGGATTTTACTCTTCTCAATTTGGAAGGTGAAGAGGTTAGCCTTAGTGATTTCAGAGGAAAGCATGTGTATCTGAATTTTTGGGCGACATGGTGTAGCTTCTGTGATATGGAAATGCCTGATCTCCAAAGAGTATACGATGAGAATGACGACATGGTAGTTCTTGGGGTAAATGTAATGGAGAAGCTCGATGAAGTAAAGCCTTACATCGAAGAAAACGGCCTGACCTTCCCCGTAGTACTTGATGAGGAAGGCATGATGGGGTCTCTTTATTTGGTGCGTGGGATGCCTACCACCTATTTTATAGATAAGGAAGGTGTAATACTGGGCTCCATACCCGGCATGCTCACCTACGATCAGATGATGGACGTATTGAATCAGATGAGAGAGCTTGAAGACTAG
- a CDS encoding cytochrome c biogenesis CcdA family protein, protein MINADVSYPIALGAGILSFFSPCLLPMIPAYIMYVSGADFEEDLSRRKILAVTRTLGFVIGFTIIFMIMGTSASFLGRFFIQNKQLFLRISGLLIIAFGLNMMGVLKLGFLSSDKRVKSPKKITNWFSSILMGMAFAAGWTPCFGPVLASILVYAGSTGTISKGVLLLLIYSIGMAIPFMLTALFINVFTRLLEKAEGFMKYMPYISGIILVIFGILIFFNKMIDISKLLL, encoded by the coding sequence ATGATAAATGCAGATGTATCTTATCCAATAGCTCTTGGAGCTGGTATACTTTCGTTTTTCTCACCCTGCCTTCTTCCGATGATTCCTGCATATATAATGTATGTGTCAGGGGCTGATTTTGAGGAGGATCTGTCGAGGAGAAAAATTCTCGCAGTTACAAGGACGCTTGGCTTTGTTATCGGATTTACTATAATATTCATGATAATGGGAACCTCTGCCAGTTTTTTAGGAAGATTCTTCATCCAAAACAAGCAGCTATTCCTGAGAATAAGCGGACTACTTATTATCGCATTTGGTTTAAACATGATGGGAGTTTTGAAGCTGGGATTTCTAAGCTCGGATAAGAGGGTAAAATCTCCAAAGAAGATAACCAACTGGTTTAGCTCGATACTTATGGGTATGGCATTTGCTGCTGGCTGGACCCCTTGTTTTGGTCCAGTGCTTGCGTCAATACTCGTTTACGCCGGTTCAACAGGTACAATATCTAAGGGTGTGCTGCTGCTCTTGATTTATTCGATCGGTATGGCTATTCCGTTCATGCTTACAGCCTTATTTATAAATGTTTTCACAAGGTTGCTGGAGAAGGCAGAGGGCTTTATGAAGTATATGCCTTATATCAGTGGAATCATACTTGTTATATTTGGAATTCTCATTTTCTTCAACAAGATGATAGATATAAGTAAATTGTTACTGTGA
- a CDS encoding MATE family efflux transporter has translation MSSSAYNKKKEYLTTSESLYKSAIYLAWPVILQSLLQVSVGTVDIKMVGTLGVDAISAVGTSRNIVMILMVLVMGISTGTTAMVSRFIGRGDERNASRSAGQAFLLSLMLGVFIMPVGLLTNEISLRLLGVEESVLVLAIDYMTVFFIAIPFFLLHFMAKSIFQGAGDTKTPLVIDIIMNLVNIGGNFIFIFGMLGFPAMGVAGAAIGTALSRITGAALGWGALLSGRFVVKVYPKDMLKPVWSAAGQIVRIGTPAALQGLSRNASTFVLFAILARTADAAAAVPAFVIGTNLNQYALMPGLAIGTAAATLSGMNLGAGKHERAEKSGKATAVLGAGTMFFISVLFVIFARPFISFFLDAPNEQVISVGRTYLAIIAASEPFHAVAIITSRTMQGAGFTKKPFQVTFFSWVVIRLILAYILAILFGLDSTGVWIAISISSVISGVLTYGIFLGGEWKKVAIDPVSE, from the coding sequence ATGAGCAGCTCAGCATACAACAAGAAAAAAGAATATCTGACTACAAGCGAAAGCTTATATAAAAGTGCAATTTACCTTGCATGGCCTGTGATACTTCAGTCTTTGCTGCAGGTTTCTGTAGGAACTGTAGACATCAAGATGGTCGGTACCCTTGGTGTGGATGCAATTTCGGCTGTGGGGACAAGCAGGAATATCGTAATGATACTTATGGTTTTGGTAATGGGGATCTCAACTGGCACAACTGCAATGGTTTCCAGGTTCATAGGAAGAGGAGATGAACGGAATGCCAGCAGAAGTGCCGGGCAGGCATTTCTATTATCGCTGATGCTTGGAGTCTTCATAATGCCCGTAGGTCTATTGACCAATGAGATAAGCTTAAGGCTGCTCGGGGTAGAAGAATCAGTGCTGGTGCTTGCCATTGATTATATGACTGTCTTTTTCATCGCCATTCCATTTTTCCTGCTTCATTTCATGGCCAAGTCGATTTTCCAGGGGGCAGGAGATACAAAAACACCATTGGTGATTGATATAATAATGAACCTGGTCAATATAGGCGGTAACTTCATATTTATTTTCGGGATGCTCGGTTTTCCCGCAATGGGTGTGGCTGGAGCGGCTATAGGAACAGCACTTTCAAGGATCACAGGGGCAGCGTTGGGATGGGGAGCCCTTCTTAGCGGCAGGTTTGTAGTCAAGGTATACCCTAAAGACATGCTAAAGCCGGTTTGGAGTGCTGCCGGTCAGATCGTACGGATTGGAACCCCTGCTGCCCTGCAGGGACTGTCAAGAAATGCAAGCACCTTTGTGCTTTTTGCAATACTTGCCCGAACAGCAGATGCCGCAGCTGCCGTCCCTGCATTTGTCATAGGTACAAATCTCAATCAATATGCCCTTATGCCTGGACTAGCCATTGGTACTGCTGCAGCGACCTTATCAGGCATGAATCTTGGAGCTGGGAAGCATGAAAGGGCTGAAAAAAGCGGAAAGGCAACGGCAGTTCTTGGAGCAGGTACAATGTTTTTCATTTCCGTACTATTTGTAATATTTGCCAGACCTTTCATCAGCTTCTTCCTGGATGCACCGAATGAACAGGTAATATCTGTAGGAAGAACGTATCTTGCCATAATTGCCGCTTCTGAACCATTCCATGCGGTAGCGATAATTACCTCAAGGACAATGCAGGGTGCAGGATTTACCAAGAAGCCCTTTCAGGTTACTTTCTTTAGCTGGGTAGTCATAAGGCTTATCCTGGCTTACATCCTGGCCATTCTTTTTGGACTGGATTCGACCGGTGTCTGGATAGCAATCAGCATATCTTCTGTGATATCCGGGGTACTGACTTACGGGATATTCCTTGGAGGTGAATGGAAAAAAGTAGCTATCGATCCGGTGAGTGAATAA
- the ltrA gene encoding group II intron reverse transcriptase/maturase, whose translation MEQILSRENMLLAYKKVKANKGAGGIDNISVDEIDEYLKGNWEDIKERIRNRKYKPQPVLRVEIPKPNGGVRKLGIPTVMDRIIEQAIVQVITPIVEPHFSEYSYGFRPGRRAQQAVIKLLEYLNDGYIYIVDIDLEKFFDNVPQDKLMTLVGKIIQDPDTESLIAKYLKAGVMDKGKYEETNEGTPQGGNLSPILSNIMLNELDKELEARGLNFVRYADDCVIAVGSSAASNRVMNTITKWIERKLGLKVNAEKTRTTEPTKLKYLGFGFVKMDGKWEARPHRDSIVKFKRKLKQLTKRSWSISMDDRIKRLNWVIRGWINYFRIGKMKTNMIRIDGHLRTRIRIVIWKQWKTSQKRMWGLRKLGAPEWMVRQSVGFNNHYQAVAKTTGLRKISKEILAKRGLISCLDYYLN comes from the coding sequence ATGGAACAGATATTATCAAGAGAGAATATGCTGCTTGCATACAAGAAGGTAAAAGCCAACAAAGGAGCAGGAGGCATAGACAACATAAGTGTAGACGAAATTGATGAATATCTGAAAGGAAACTGGGAAGACATCAAGGAACGTATTCGTAACAGAAAGTACAAACCTCAGCCGGTGCTAAGAGTTGAAATACCAAAGCCAAATGGTGGAGTAAGAAAACTTGGTATACCCACAGTGATGGACAGAATCATAGAACAGGCAATAGTGCAGGTAATCACACCCATAGTGGAGCCACATTTCAGCGAATACAGCTATGGTTTCAGGCCGGGTAGACGAGCACAACAGGCAGTCATCAAACTATTGGAATATCTGAATGACGGATATATCTACATAGTGGATATTGACCTTGAGAAGTTCTTTGATAATGTACCACAAGACAAGCTGATGACCCTTGTAGGCAAAATCATACAAGACCCTGACACAGAATCACTCATAGCTAAATATCTAAAGGCAGGAGTGATGGACAAAGGAAAATATGAAGAAACCAACGAGGGGACCCCGCAGGGAGGAAACCTCTCCCCAATACTCAGTAACATCATGCTCAATGAGCTTGACAAAGAGCTTGAAGCAAGAGGACTTAATTTTGTTAGATATGCAGATGACTGTGTAATAGCAGTAGGAAGTAGTGCAGCTTCCAACAGAGTTATGAACACCATAACAAAATGGATAGAGAGAAAACTCGGATTAAAAGTCAACGCAGAAAAGACAAGAACCACAGAACCAACAAAGCTAAAATATTTAGGATTTGGTTTTGTGAAGATGGATGGTAAATGGGAGGCAAGGCCTCATCGGGACTCCATAGTTAAATTCAAGAGAAAACTCAAGCAGCTCACAAAACGCTCATGGTCAATCAGCATGGACGATAGAATAAAGAGACTCAATTGGGTAATCAGAGGCTGGATAAACTACTTTCGAATAGGTAAAATGAAGACTAATATGATACGAATAGATGGACACTTGCGTACAAGAATCCGTATCGTGATATGGAAGCAGTGGAAAACCAGTCAGAAGAGAATGTGGGGCTTAAGAAAACTCGGTGCTCCGGAATGGATGGTAAGACAGTCGGTAGGGTTTAACAACCATTACCAGGCAGTGGCTAAAACCACAGGTTTACGTAAAATATCAAAAGAAATCCTCGCAAAGCGAGGTCTCATTAGTTGTTTGGATTATTATTTGAATTGA